TCGTCGAGGGCGGCTGGAAGGAAAAGCAGCTGCGCGAGGAAGCGGCCGAGAACCAGCGCCAGTTGCTGATCGCGCGCGAGAACGTCGCCGCCGGGATCGCGACCGGTGTCCAGATCGCATTCCTCAACCACTGGAACAAGGACATGGCGGAGATCCGCGCCATGCAGGACGAAAAGCGTAGGGAAGGGCAGGCGGCATGAACGCGATGTGGCCACGTCGCGCCGCGGTGCGCGAGATGACGATCCAGCAGGCGTTGGAATGGGCTTTTGCGGTCGAGCGGGCCCAGATCGATTTCGACGAAACCGGGGCGCATGAGTTCGACCGGCCTGGTGTCGACAACATCTGGATCCTGCAGCGCCAGCGCGAGTTGGGTTGCCGGGTCGATGGCGGTGGATCCAGCGATCCGCATCCCGATGCTCAGATCATCGCGGCGGCCGTCGAGGCGCTGCCGATCGGGGTGGGGGGGCGGCGCATGGCGCTGCTGGTCGCGGAATGCGCCCGGGCGCGGCGGGTGCCGTGCTGGCGGGCCGATGAACGCCGGGCGGTCGTTCCGTGCGGCTGGGATACGACGGATGCTGGAGAATGGCTGGCCTGCACCCGAAAGCTCGACAGCGTGACGTTTCGGGATGCGCGCAGCCGGGTCAAGACCTATCGCCCTGAGCTGTGCCCGGTTACCTATACCGGGTCGGCGGCGGCTCTGGCGTATCGGCGGCGCGAGTATCTGGCATGGTATGGGGCCCTGTTGCACCTGCTGTCCGAACTGTCATGGTGCGACGCCTTTACGGCGCTGAAGCTGGTGGACGGGCTGCCTGATCTCTCTCCATGGAATAGCGCTTGACTTCCCCCTGGCTTCCTTGACATTCTGCCACCACCATACCTGCGCCCGTATGAGAGATCATCGCGGGCGCTTCTCATTTCCGGGATACCCGAGCGCGCCCGCCGACAGGCGCGGTTATGATGGCCGGCTGCAGCGGCGGGGCGGCTGGCCGACACCATGGCAAATCCCATCATGCTCACTCTCGTCCTCGATGACCGGGAGATGCAGGCGCATCTGTCCCGGCTCTCTGATCGCCAGGTGCGCATCGCCGGCTCCTGGGCTCTGAACGACACGGCGCGAGATGTGCTGGCCCATGTGCAGGGCCGGATGGATGAGGTCTTCGACCGGCCGACGCCGTTCACCAAGAACGCCTTCACGGTGAAGGGCGCGCGCCCGGACAACCTGACCGCCGAAGTCATGGAACGGCCCTCGGTCGGGCGGCGGCATTTCCTGAAGGTGCAGGAAAGCGGCGGCGCACGTGGTCGAACCGGCCTCGAGGGGCTGCTGGATGCGCGCCTGGCCTATGACGGGATCATCACGGCGGTGACACCGGCGGGCGGGGCCAAGCTCAATGCCTATGGCAACTGGGACACTGGCGAGCGGAACCGCGTGCTGTCCGCTGTGCAGGCGCAGCGAGACACAACGGCAAACACCAGTGCGGCGTCGCGCAAGCGCAACCGCAAGCGTGCCGGCTTCTTCGTGCCTCGGGCTGAAAGTCGGCTCTCGGCAGGAATCTGGAAGCGCGATGCCGATGGCACCATCAGCAAGGTGCTGCACTTCACGCGGGCCATGCCGACCTACGATCCGCGCCTCGGCTTCCTCGACGGCGCGGCGGACGTGTATCAGGCCAAGCTGCCCGACCATCTGCGGCGCACCACCGCCAAGATGGCGGCGCGGTCGGGCGGTTGACCGCCGCTGCATCCCATTGCCCAAAAAAGGGGCACCCCTCGGGTCCTTCCCCCCATCGGGCCGCACGGGGGTCATTCGCGCCCCGTTAAATTTAGGTGAGCAAAATCAGCCGCATGCTGCGGTTGGGGTTGCTGTTGTTCATCTTGGAGATGTCATGTCGCTCACCATCACGCTGGCAGATGGGAGCGTGCTCGATGTCGCGCGCTATCCTTTGCCGGATGGCGTGGTCGATGACGGCACGCCTCTGAACCGCGCCCAGCTCGCCAAGGCCTTCGGCGTCTCGGAAAACACGATCACGAAATGGCTTTCGCAGGGCATGCCCGTCGAGAGCGCCGGCCAGAACGGGGTTTCCTACGAATTCCGACTCGGGCATTGCTGGGCGTGGCGGCAGGACCGCGATGATCGGTCCCGGGCCGCGAAGCTGCGCGGCGACCAGCTCGCCGCGCAGGCCGCGCTCGCGTTCCGCAACCTCGACGACGACCAGGCCGAGGAAGAGGCGGAACTGACCGCCGACGACCTGCGGAAATGGTCCGAGGCGGAATATCATCGCAACCGCGTGGCCGAGCAGCGGGGCGATCTGCTGCGCGCCGACCGGATGCGGCCGCTCCTCGAGGATCTGGTGGTCGCCTTCGGCACGGCGATGGACAACCTGCCGGACTTTGCCGAGATGAACTTCGGCTTGTCGCCGGCGCAGGTCGCGCAGATGCAGGATTACTGCGACCAGGTGCGGGGCGAGGCGCGGCGTCTTATCGAGGAGCGCCTGGCCCGGGGCGGTGCCGTGATCGCGCTGAACGGCCGGCAATCGGAAATGGAACTGGGCTGATGGTGCTGATGCTTGATCGCGGCATGGGGCAGCTGAGCCGCATCCCGCCGCTGCCGCCCTTCATCACACCGGAGGAGATGTTGGCGGACGCGCTCCCGCTGCTCGATCCGCCCAGCCGGATCACGGTCACGGACGCGGCTGAGGGCGCCCTGCGGGTGCCCATCGCAGGAAGGTGGGGCGAATATGATCGCGGTGTCACGCCCTACACCATCGAGCCGCAGGACATCTCGCAGTCTCGACGCTTCAAGGGCGTGATCTTTGTCGGGCCGTCGCAGAGCGGCAAGAGCCAGATGCTGCTTTCCGTATCTGCGCATGCAATCACCTGCGCGCCTGGCCCGGTGCAGCTGATCCACATGACCAAGACCGATGCCGACGCCTGGGTCGAGGAGAAGCTAAACCCGGCGATTTACAACAGCCCCCGGCTCTACGAACGACTGGGAAAAGCGCGCGACGACAGCACGTTTAGCCGCAAGCGCTTCAAGGGCATGCGCCTGACCATCGGCTATCCGGTGGCGAACCAGCTTTCGTCCCGTTCGCAGCGCATGGTGCTGCTGACGGATTACGATCACATGCCGCAACGGCTCGGGCCGAAGGATGCGCCTGAGGACACGCCTTTCGGCATGGCCTTGCGCCGCATCAAGACCTTCCTCAGCCGGGGCTGTGTCTTCGTCGAAAGCACGCCCGCCTTTCCGGTGGACGAGGACAAGGCCCGCGCTGCCAATCCGCTGGAGCCACACCTGATGCCTGCCACCACGGGCGGGATCGTGAACCTGTATAACGAGGGCACGCGCGGCCGCTGGTATTGGCAATGCCCGGATTGCGAAGATCTGTTCGAGCCTACCTATGAACGGCTCGACTATAACCGGGATCTCGATCCCGGCGAGGCCGGCGACAGCGCGGTCATGGTCTGCCCGCATTGCGGATCGGTCCTGCCGCATCGCCACAAGGCCGAGCTGAACCGGCGTGCTGCGCAGCACCATGGCGGCTGGCTGCATGAGGGCAGGGTGGTAGACGAGGCCACCGGGCGCCGGAACCTGGTCAGGATCGATGATGCGGAGATCCGCAACACGCCTTTTGCGAGCTATGCCTTCAATGGCGTCGCGGCGGCCTTCTCATCCTGGTCCGGACTGGTCGAACGCTACGAGACCGCCCGCCGGGCGTTCGAGATCGATAACGACGATCTGGATTTTTCCGGCGTCCATTACACCGAAATCGGCGTGCCCTATCGCCGGCCGAAGCTCGAGGACGAGGACGCGCTTACGGTCGAGGTGCTGCGCGAGCACGCGCTACCGCTGCCGAAGGGGATCGCGCCGAGCTGGGCGCGCTTCGTCACGGTCATGGTCGACGTGCAGGGCAACCGCTTCGAGGTGATGGCCATGGCCTGGGGCGCAGAAGGGGAGCGCGTCGCGCTTGATCGCTTTGCGATTCATCAGCCCCCCGATGATGCCCCGAGCGCAAAGGGCGACGACGGGAAATATCGGGCGGTCGATCCGGGCCGGTATGCTGAAGATGCCAACGTCCTGGCCGAACTCGCCGACCGGGTCTATCCGGTCGAGGGGGCGGATTGGGGCCTGAAACCGGTCGCGGTGGTAATCGACTTCAACGGCCCTAAGGGTTGGTCCGACAACGCCGAGAAGTTCTGGCGAAAGCAGGCACGCGAGGGTCGCGGCGGTCGCTTCTATTTGTCGATCGGCCGCGCCGGCTTCAACCAGCGCGATCGGGTCTGGCACGAGGCGCCGGAACGCGCCTCGGGTGGCAAGAAGGCGCGCGGCATCCGGTTGCTCAACATGGCGGTAGACCGGTTGAAGGATTCGGTTGCCGCGGCGCTGGGGCGGCTGGATACGCCGGTCAATGCCCAGCACGTTCCGTCCTGGATGGGCGCGGAGCATGTTGCCGAGCATCTCGCCGAACAGCGCGGCGACAAGGGCTGGGAATTGCGCAAGGGCATCTTGCGCAATGAGTCCCTCGACCAATCGGTGCAGGGCTTGGCACTGGCCGAGCACCTTGGCATCAACCGCGTCAACTGGGAGGCACCGCCCGCCTGGTGTCTGGCCGGCATGCTGAACCCGAACGCCGTCCAGTTGGAGCGGCCGAACGATCCCGACAGCGCGCGCAGCCGTCCCGACCCGGATCTGCCCCGCGCCATCAACTTCCTGAGGAGGCGTTGAGCCATGCCCTTTACCCAGGCTGATGCCGAGCGCCTGCGCGCGGCAATCGCGAAAGGTGTCTCCGAAGCGGAGGTCAACGGCGAGCGGGTTCGCTTTCGGTCGCTGGCCGAGATGAAAGAGACGCTGATCATGATCGAGGACGTTCTGGCGGGCCGAGCTTCGGGGGCGTTCCGTGTCAGCTTTCCGCGCACCACGCGAGGGCTGTGATGAACGTCATCGATCGTGTCATCGGCTATTTCAGCCCCGAGGTCGGGTTGCGGCGCGTCACGGCCCGGGCGCAGGCGTCGGCCGTCATGAACTATGACGCCGCCTCTCGTGGGCGGCGCACATATGGCTGGAAAGCACCTGCGACAGCGGCGGATGCCGCGGCTTTCGGTTCGCGCGAACGGCTGCGGCAGATCAGCCGCGACATGATCCGAAACCGTGCCTACGCGGCTCGGGCCCGCGATGTCGTGGTCGCGAACGTCGTCGGCGAGGGGATCATCCCATCGATCCGGTCGGATAACGCGAATGCCAAGCCCGTGGTCGAAGAGCTGATGCGGCGGCACCTCCTGTCGAACGACATCGATTCTCTTGGCGAATACGACCTGCAGGAGATGCAGCAGATCTGCATGGCGACGGTGTTCAGCGATGGCGAAGTATTCCTGCGCCGCCGCGCGCGGAATGCCCGCTTCGGTGCTGCCCTGGCACTGCCCTATCAGGTCGAGTTGCTGGAGGCCGACTGTCTCGACACGACCGTGCAGAGCAATGGCGCGAACCTGGTAATCGAAGGCGTCGAGTATGGGCCGACCGGCGCCATAGAGGCCTATCACTTCTTATCCGAGCATCCGGGCGCGGTGCGTCACGGCGACACGCCTACCTCGACGCGGGTGCATTGGTCCGACGTGATCCATGTCCGGCGCTTTGATCGGCCAGGGCAGTTGCGCGGCGTTCCCTGGCTCGCACCGGTCATGATGACGCTGGGAGAACTGTCGGATTACCAGGAGGCGCAGATCCTGAAGCAACGCATGTCGTCGCTGATGGCCATCATGCTGAAATGGGTCGGCGGATCGCAAAAGGGCACGACGGGTGGCAAAGGGCTCGAGGAACTGGCCCCTGGCGCGGTGGTCGAACTGCCGGACGGCGCCGAGCCGGTAACTGTCAATCCGCCCACGGTGGAAGGATATTCCGACTTCATGAAGCAAGGCCTGCGGGCCATCGCGGCCGGGATCGGGGTCACCTATGAATCTCTCGCGGTGGACCTGGAAAAAGTGAACTTCTCCTCGGGTCGCCTCGGTCGCAACGAAATGGACCGGCTGGTCCGGATGTGGCAGCGCGGTCTGATGATCGCCCAGTTCGGCGCCGGCATGGAACGCTGGTTCCGCGACGGACTGCGTCTGGTCGGCCACGGCGGCATCCCGTTCACCATGGACTGGACGCCGCCGCGTCGCATCCTGGTCGATCCGACCAAGGAAATCCCGGCCATGATCGAGGAGATCGATGCCGGTCTCAACAGCCGCCAGGGGGTGCAGCGCGAACTCGGGCGCGACCCAGACCGGATTCGCGAAGAGCGCGTCAAGGATCAGCAAGCCGACAAGGACGACGGGCTGTCGATACCGCCGGCTGCCAAGCCGGGCTAGCCCAAGCAGCAGAAGGATGAGCAGGATGAAGACGGGCAGTGATCTGATTTCGAATGGTGAGCTGATCCTGAGCGGCAACGTGATCGACGATTCGTGGGTCAGTTGGATGTGGGACGAGGACGTGTTCTTCGCGCCCAGCATGGTTCGGCAAGCGCTCGCCGAGCTGGGCGAAGGGCAGGTCACCGTCCGCATCAATTCGGTCGGCGGGCATGTCAACGCGGGTGAACAGATCCGCGCGATGCTGGCCAGCCATCCCGGCGGCTGCCGTATCATCGTGGAGGGGCTCGCGGCGTCGGCGGCCTCCTTGATCCTTATGGCAGGCAGCCAACGGCTGATGTCGGCCGGATCGCACATCATGATCCATGATCCGTCGGGTGGGGTCTGGGGCAATGAGGAAGAGACGCGCCGCGCCGCTGACCAGTTGGCGGTGATCGCCTCGACCTATGCGGCTGTCTACGCCGCCGCCTCGGGAAAGACGCCCGAGGATGCCCGGAAAATCATGAAGGCCGAGACCTGGTATGGCCCGCAAGCGGCTATCGCCGAAGGGTTCGCCGACGGCGTGGCCGGCGCCGACGCAGAAGCGCCGGCCACTGCAACGCTGGATGCCGCAAAGGCGATGTTCATGGGCGGCAACAATACGCTCCTGGCCCGCGTCAGCGCCGCAACCAAGCAGAAAAAGGACCGGGCCGACAGGCCCGATCAATCCCCCGCCGCCGCGCGCGGCAATTTGCAAAAGGAGGCCGCGATGGCCAAAGACAACCCGACCGACGCGCCGGCGGCCCCCGCGCCCGCAGTCACCGATGCGCCCACGATCATGCAGGTGCCCAATCCCGCACCTGCCGCACCCACCACGCCGGAAATGCGCGGGTCGGCCGTGGATCAGGCCGTTGCCGCCGACCGCGCCCGCGCCCGTGCCATCCGCGAGATGGCCGCGCCCTTCGTGACCTCGGGCCGGCTGATGCAGGTTGATGTCGATGCCCTGATCGACGAAGGCGTGACGGCCGATGCTGCCGGCGCCAGGTTCATGGCCACGATGGCGGCGGCCGAGCCCGCCGGGCGCTCGGGCGGGCCGCGGGCGACCATCACCCGGGACGAGACCGAAACCCGCATGGAAGGCATGATCGGCGCCATGATGGGACAGGCGGATGGCCCCGCGCAGCAGTTCCGCGGCATGCGCTTGCGCCACCTTGCCATGGAGCTTGCCGGTCCCGGTCGCGGCTTCAACGATTCCGAGACCGTCCGCCGCGGGATGCGGGCCACCACCATGATGGGCGGTGCCTTCG
This portion of the Paracoccus sp. N5 genome encodes:
- a CDS encoding head maturation protease, ClpP-related; translated protein: MSRMKTGSDLISNGELILSGNVIDDSWVSWMWDEDVFFAPSMVRQALAELGEGQVTVRINSVGGHVNAGEQIRAMLASHPGGCRIIVEGLAASAASLILMAGSQRLMSAGSHIMIHDPSGGVWGNEEETRRAADQLAVIASTYAAVYAAASGKTPEDARKIMKAETWYGPQAAIAEGFADGVAGADAEAPATATLDAAKAMFMGGNNTLLARVSAATKQKKDRADRPDQSPAAARGNLQKEAAMAKDNPTDAPAAPAPAVTDAPTIMQVPNPAPAAPTTPEMRGSAVDQAVAADRARARAIREMAAPFVTSGRLMQVDVDALIDEGVTADAAGARFMATMAAAEPAGRSGGPRATITRDETETRMEGMIGAMMGQADGPAQQFRGMRLRHLAMELAGPGRGFNDSETVRRGMRATTMMGGAFGVSDFAYITTEVMNRSLQAAYQRRAATWQLVTGSPLTATDFRELHSVRFGGDFSLKPVAENGEYQSATLADEAEGLKVERRGRTIKLTFEAVVNDDMGAFQRIPTEFAMAARSMENSMVWALIRSNATLKSDNIALFHASHSNLGAGAAAAAISAASVAAARKAMWEQRAFGTKDKDDFMQVEPDRLIVPPALELVALQFATAVTPAEDGKVNPYKSSLSPSVVPNLGAAAGGSDAAWYLISSDLPPIAHAYLEGYNAPTVQTIEGMNPDAVTMNARHIFGAAAVEFRGAYKNNGA
- a CDS encoding phage portal protein, producing MNVIDRVIGYFSPEVGLRRVTARAQASAVMNYDAASRGRRTYGWKAPATAADAAAFGSRERLRQISRDMIRNRAYAARARDVVVANVVGEGIIPSIRSDNANAKPVVEELMRRHLLSNDIDSLGEYDLQEMQQICMATVFSDGEVFLRRRARNARFGAALALPYQVELLEADCLDTTVQSNGANLVIEGVEYGPTGAIEAYHFLSEHPGAVRHGDTPTSTRVHWSDVIHVRRFDRPGQLRGVPWLAPVMMTLGELSDYQEAQILKQRMSSLMAIMLKWVGGSQKGTTGGKGLEELAPGAVVELPDGAEPVTVNPPTVEGYSDFMKQGLRAIAAGIGVTYESLAVDLEKVNFSSGRLGRNEMDRLVRMWQRGLMIAQFGAGMERWFRDGLRLVGHGGIPFTMDWTPPRRILVDPTKEIPAMIEEIDAGLNSRQGVQRELGRDPDRIREERVKDQQADKDDGLSIPPAAKPG
- a CDS encoding terminase gpA endonuclease subunit, coding for MVLMLDRGMGQLSRIPPLPPFITPEEMLADALPLLDPPSRITVTDAAEGALRVPIAGRWGEYDRGVTPYTIEPQDISQSRRFKGVIFVGPSQSGKSQMLLSVSAHAITCAPGPVQLIHMTKTDADAWVEEKLNPAIYNSPRLYERLGKARDDSTFSRKRFKGMRLTIGYPVANQLSSRSQRMVLLTDYDHMPQRLGPKDAPEDTPFGMALRRIKTFLSRGCVFVESTPAFPVDEDKARAANPLEPHLMPATTGGIVNLYNEGTRGRWYWQCPDCEDLFEPTYERLDYNRDLDPGEAGDSAVMVCPHCGSVLPHRHKAELNRRAAQHHGGWLHEGRVVDEATGRRNLVRIDDAEIRNTPFASYAFNGVAAAFSSWSGLVERYETARRAFEIDNDDLDFSGVHYTEIGVPYRRPKLEDEDALTVEVLREHALPLPKGIAPSWARFVTVMVDVQGNRFEVMAMAWGAEGERVALDRFAIHQPPDDAPSAKGDDGKYRAVDPGRYAEDANVLAELADRVYPVEGADWGLKPVAVVIDFNGPKGWSDNAEKFWRKQAREGRGGRFYLSIGRAGFNQRDRVWHEAPERASGGKKARGIRLLNMAVDRLKDSVAAALGRLDTPVNAQHVPSWMGAEHVAEHLAEQRGDKGWELRKGILRNESLDQSVQGLALAEHLGINRVNWEAPPAWCLAGMLNPNAVQLERPNDPDSARSRPDPDLPRAINFLRRR
- a CDS encoding terminase small subunit — its product is MSLTITLADGSVLDVARYPLPDGVVDDGTPLNRAQLAKAFGVSENTITKWLSQGMPVESAGQNGVSYEFRLGHCWAWRQDRDDRSRAAKLRGDQLAAQAALAFRNLDDDQAEEEAELTADDLRKWSEAEYHRNRVAEQRGDLLRADRMRPLLEDLVVAFGTAMDNLPDFAEMNFGLSPAQVAQMQDYCDQVRGEARRLIEERLARGGAVIALNGRQSEMELG